In Manis pentadactyla isolate mManPen7 chromosome 11, mManPen7.hap1, whole genome shotgun sequence, one DNA window encodes the following:
- the C11H14orf28 gene encoding uncharacterized protein C14orf28 homolog isoform X2: MKTLFEEIKASIKNNYNQDRSFWRPVLPWGGVFTIKAGRKAVSCTPLYVEIRLKNTCTIDGFLMLLYVILNENENFPRELSLHLGREFVDCFLYLMDTYSFTTVKLLWIWDKMEKQQYKSEVHKASLIIDLFGNEHDNFTKNLENLMSTIQESYCSNWRCPTRVQEDQQRTININPPQEIPHGNLIRLAVDELFCSRIELCEESGCSGLREFSQRVFCHGAPPFVVLNMQHWKSEDLAYVPYYLDLSDHKYLLEGATLFNKEEHHYSAAFQIDGHWMHYDGLRNVNLILLNKPPEFLLLSSLVYIRATEK, from the exons ATGAAGACATTGTTTGAAGAGATCAAAGcatcaattaaaaataactataaccAAGATCGCTCATTTTGGAGGCCTGTTCTTCCTTGGGGAGGTGTTTTTACTATCAAAGCTGGCCGCAAAGCAGTATCCTGTACACCACTGTACGTTGAAATAAGACTGAAAAATACCTGCACCATAGATGGATTCTTGATGTTATTATATGTAAttcttaatgaaaatgaaaatttcccCAGGGAACTCTCTCTTCATTTAGGTAGAGAGTTTGTagactgttttctttatttaatggACACGTACAGTTTTACAACTGTGAAGCTACTCTGGATTTGGGACAAGATGGAAAAACAGCAATATAAATCTGAAGTTCATAAAGCTTCACTAATAATTGATTTGTTTGGGAATGAACATGATAATTTTacaaaaaatcttgaaaatctCATGTCTACCATACAAGAGAGTTACTGTTCCAACTGGCGATGCCCAACTCGAGTGCAAGAAGATCAGCAGCGCACAATTAATATAAA TCCTCCCCAAGAAATACCACATGGAAACTTGATACGACTGGCTGTGGATGAGTTATTCTGTTCCAGGATTGAACTGTGTGAAGAAAGTGG GTGTAGTGGCTTAAGAGAATTTTCCCAACGAGTTTTCTGCCATGGGGCACCCCCTTTTGTTGTCTTAAATATGCAGCATTGGAAATCTGAAGACCTGGCATATGTACCCTACTACTTGGATTTATCTGATCACAA GTATTTATTGGAAGGTGCCACATTATTTAACAAAGAGGAACATCATTATTCTGCCGCATTCCAGATAGATGGACATTGGATGCACTATGATGGCCTCAGAAAtgtgaatttaattttgttaaataaacCCCCAGAGTTTCTTCTCTTGTCATCATTGGTTTATATTCGAgcaacagagaaataa
- the C11H14orf28 gene encoding uncharacterized protein C14orf28 homolog isoform X1 — MKTLFEEIKASIKNNYNQDRSFWRPVLPWGGVFTIKAGRKAVSCTPLYVEIRLKNTCTIDGFLMLLYVILNENENFPRELSLHLGREFVDCFLYLMDTYSFTTVKLLWIWDKMEKQQYKSEVHKASLIIDLFGNEHDNFTKNLENLMSTIQESYCSNWRCPTRVQEDQQRTININPPQEIPHGNLIRLAVDELFCSRIELCEESGYNKTLVNRNRAYQDPQLTGFFFLHSSFRRKRCSGLREFSQRVFCHGAPPFVVLNMQHWKSEDLAYVPYYLDLSDHKYLLEGATLFNKEEHHYSAAFQIDGHWMHYDGLRNVNLILLNKPPEFLLLSSLVYIRATEK; from the exons ATGAAGACATTGTTTGAAGAGATCAAAGcatcaattaaaaataactataaccAAGATCGCTCATTTTGGAGGCCTGTTCTTCCTTGGGGAGGTGTTTTTACTATCAAAGCTGGCCGCAAAGCAGTATCCTGTACACCACTGTACGTTGAAATAAGACTGAAAAATACCTGCACCATAGATGGATTCTTGATGTTATTATATGTAAttcttaatgaaaatgaaaatttcccCAGGGAACTCTCTCTTCATTTAGGTAGAGAGTTTGTagactgttttctttatttaatggACACGTACAGTTTTACAACTGTGAAGCTACTCTGGATTTGGGACAAGATGGAAAAACAGCAATATAAATCTGAAGTTCATAAAGCTTCACTAATAATTGATTTGTTTGGGAATGAACATGATAATTTTacaaaaaatcttgaaaatctCATGTCTACCATACAAGAGAGTTACTGTTCCAACTGGCGATGCCCAACTCGAGTGCAAGAAGATCAGCAGCGCACAATTAATATAAA TCCTCCCCAAGAAATACCACATGGAAACTTGATACGACTGGCTGTGGATGAGTTATTCTGTTCCAGGATTGAACTGTGTGAAGAAAGTGG GTACAATAAAACCTTGGTTAACCGGAACCGAGCTTATCAGGACCCTCAattaactggatttttttttctgcactCCTCATTTAGAAGAAAGAG GTGTAGTGGCTTAAGAGAATTTTCCCAACGAGTTTTCTGCCATGGGGCACCCCCTTTTGTTGTCTTAAATATGCAGCATTGGAAATCTGAAGACCTGGCATATGTACCCTACTACTTGGATTTATCTGATCACAA GTATTTATTGGAAGGTGCCACATTATTTAACAAAGAGGAACATCATTATTCTGCCGCATTCCAGATAGATGGACATTGGATGCACTATGATGGCCTCAGAAAtgtgaatttaattttgttaaataaacCCCCAGAGTTTCTTCTCTTGTCATCATTGGTTTATATTCGAgcaacagagaaataa
- the C11H14orf28 gene encoding uncharacterized protein C14orf28 homolog isoform X4, with product MKTLFEEIKASIKNNYNQDRSFWRPVLPWGGVFTIKAGRKAVSCTPLYVEIRLKNTCTIDGFLMLLYVILNENENFPRELSLHLGREFVDCFLYLMDTYSFTTVKLLWIWDKMEKQQYKSEVHKASLIIDLFGNEHDNFTKNLENLMSTIQESYCSNWRCPTRVQEDQQRTININPPQEIPHGNLIRLAVDELFCSRIELCEESGCSGLREFSQRVFCHGAPPFVVLNMQHWKSEDLAYVPYYLDLSDHK from the exons ATGAAGACATTGTTTGAAGAGATCAAAGcatcaattaaaaataactataaccAAGATCGCTCATTTTGGAGGCCTGTTCTTCCTTGGGGAGGTGTTTTTACTATCAAAGCTGGCCGCAAAGCAGTATCCTGTACACCACTGTACGTTGAAATAAGACTGAAAAATACCTGCACCATAGATGGATTCTTGATGTTATTATATGTAAttcttaatgaaaatgaaaatttcccCAGGGAACTCTCTCTTCATTTAGGTAGAGAGTTTGTagactgttttctttatttaatggACACGTACAGTTTTACAACTGTGAAGCTACTCTGGATTTGGGACAAGATGGAAAAACAGCAATATAAATCTGAAGTTCATAAAGCTTCACTAATAATTGATTTGTTTGGGAATGAACATGATAATTTTacaaaaaatcttgaaaatctCATGTCTACCATACAAGAGAGTTACTGTTCCAACTGGCGATGCCCAACTCGAGTGCAAGAAGATCAGCAGCGCACAATTAATATAAA TCCTCCCCAAGAAATACCACATGGAAACTTGATACGACTGGCTGTGGATGAGTTATTCTGTTCCAGGATTGAACTGTGTGAAGAAAGTGG GTGTAGTGGCTTAAGAGAATTTTCCCAACGAGTTTTCTGCCATGGGGCACCCCCTTTTGTTGTCTTAAATATGCAGCATTGGAAATCTGAAGACCTGGCATATGTACCCTACTACTTGGATTTATCTGATCACAA atga
- the C11H14orf28 gene encoding uncharacterized protein C14orf28 homolog isoform X3: MKTLFEEIKASIKNNYNQDRSFWRPVLPWGGVFTIKAGRKAVSCTPLYVEIRLKNTCTIDGFLMLLYVILNENENFPRELSLHLGREFVDCFLYLMDTYSFTTVKLLWIWDKMEKQQYKSEVHKASLIIDLFGNEHDNFTKNLENLMSTIQESYCSNWRCPTRVQEDQQRTININPPQEIPHGNLIRLAVDELFCSRIELCEESGYNKTLVNRNRAYQDPQLTGFFFLHSSFRRKRCSGLREFSQRVFCHGAPPFVVLNMQHWKSEDLAYVPYYLDLSDHK, translated from the exons ATGAAGACATTGTTTGAAGAGATCAAAGcatcaattaaaaataactataaccAAGATCGCTCATTTTGGAGGCCTGTTCTTCCTTGGGGAGGTGTTTTTACTATCAAAGCTGGCCGCAAAGCAGTATCCTGTACACCACTGTACGTTGAAATAAGACTGAAAAATACCTGCACCATAGATGGATTCTTGATGTTATTATATGTAAttcttaatgaaaatgaaaatttcccCAGGGAACTCTCTCTTCATTTAGGTAGAGAGTTTGTagactgttttctttatttaatggACACGTACAGTTTTACAACTGTGAAGCTACTCTGGATTTGGGACAAGATGGAAAAACAGCAATATAAATCTGAAGTTCATAAAGCTTCACTAATAATTGATTTGTTTGGGAATGAACATGATAATTTTacaaaaaatcttgaaaatctCATGTCTACCATACAAGAGAGTTACTGTTCCAACTGGCGATGCCCAACTCGAGTGCAAGAAGATCAGCAGCGCACAATTAATATAAA TCCTCCCCAAGAAATACCACATGGAAACTTGATACGACTGGCTGTGGATGAGTTATTCTGTTCCAGGATTGAACTGTGTGAAGAAAGTGG GTACAATAAAACCTTGGTTAACCGGAACCGAGCTTATCAGGACCCTCAattaactggatttttttttctgcactCCTCATTTAGAAGAAAGAG GTGTAGTGGCTTAAGAGAATTTTCCCAACGAGTTTTCTGCCATGGGGCACCCCCTTTTGTTGTCTTAAATATGCAGCATTGGAAATCTGAAGACCTGGCATATGTACCCTACTACTTGGATTTATCTGATCACAA atga
- the LOC130679651 gene encoding uncharacterized protein LOC130679651, protein MVENTISVLEALEKACAPLPSRAGLRARTEPSSSPAFGPRPPRPSQRPWGGPALKACPARREGPRARSRGPLGAPVCLRAVVRLSWDCGRRAQSRAPDGVPTPASLRPPGSRLLVPPRGPKNTGAAAPVASAACSWRTRCCAPATSSTSTTGCLGGSGVSAAHRHGLHRTRRGGSHSSCSAQARSDRTHGARTAGRVASHYGDRNLSYFGNPHCLILLHGLTVHFPGLLSSCPTPAFNSGYQGLLMKNNKTS, encoded by the exons ATGGTCGAAAACACTATTTCTGTATTAGAAGCCCTGGAGAAG GCATGCGCTCCGCTTCCAAGCCGTGCGGGGCTCCGGGCACGGACGGAGCCCTCCTCGTCCCCCGCGTTCGGGCCACGCCCACCTCGGcccagccagcgcccctggggaGGCCCGGCACTCAAGGCCTGCCCCGCACGGCGGGAGGGCCCCCGAGCCAGGAGTCGGGGACCGCTGGGCGCTCCTGTTTGCCTCCGAGCAGTGGTACGGCTGAGCTGGGACTGCGGGCGGAGGGCTCAGAGCCGGGCTCCGGACGGCGTTCCCACACCGGCCAGTCTCCGTCCGCCAGGAAGCCGACTCCTCGTACCTCCTCGGGGACCGAAAAACACCGGTGCCGCCGCACCCGTTGCCTCCGCCGCTTGCTCATGGAGAACCCGTTGCTGCGCCCCCGCCACTTCATCTACTAGCACCACCGGCTGTCTCGGCGGCTCCGGCGTGAGCGCTGCGCATCGGCATGGCCTCCATCGCACCCGCCGCGGCGGGAGCCACAGCAGCTGCAGCGCCCAGGCTCGATCCGACCGGACCCACGGAGCCAGGACCGCAGGACGCGTAGCTTCTCACTACGGCGATAG GAATCTGAGCtactttgggaaccctcactgcctgatCCTCCTCCATGGGCTCACTGTCCATTTCCCTGGTCTCCTGTCTTCTTGCCCAACACCAGCCTTCAATTCG